CAGCCCAAGCACTAGCCAGACTGCGATCGGATTTGCAAGCTCCATATTCTCCCCCATAAATGAGAATGTCCGTAAATTCACTATAACAGCTTTATTTATTAATGCGACATATTATGTCAAAGCGTTGTTGCGAACAGTAAACGGGACAAACGATTCATCAACTTACCATTACCACACGAATACGTATCGCTAGTAATGAGTAACTGTAATAATAAGTCCCCCTATACAAATCAGTATTACTGCAAAGTGACATTTTATTTGTCACCATGGTGGTATTCGTTTTAAGTAAGATAACAGCGCCAATCAAACACCTTTATGCGTTACATCGCATTGACAGTGCTAATACCTGTCATAAGATTATATTGATGATGAAAACAATGAAATCTGTACATTCTGGTCGGTTTTAATTGTGCTCTTTCAAAATATTGAATATATTGCGCCCCATTGTGCACGATTGGGAATAATAGGTCACAAATTTAACCTCGATCGCTATAAAACTTACCTTTAAACTGTCAAAATTGACGTCTCTGATCATTTTACTAACCGGAAGAAAAATGAAAAAAATCTACCTTTTAGCCACATTAGTACTCTCACAAAATGTTTTTGCTGACGATTTAGTTCAATGGTGGGATGTTAGCGCTACTGTCTTGCATGGCGAAAACTATGACTTAGCGCCATCAGAAAGACAAACAACCATTACCCTAGAAACAGCCGGTGCTTGGAAGTATGGCGATTGGTTTGCATTCCAAGATTTTATTAATTTTAATGGTAATAATAACGGTGTTGATAGTTCGACTTATGGCGAAATATCTCCGCGCTTCAGTGCTAGCAAAATATTGGGTCAGCCAGTGAGCTTTGGTGCGATAAAAGATGTCTCTTTAGCATTAACTTACGAAGAAGGTGAAGGCCCAGTTCACAGCATGCTTTATGGTATTGGTGTAGACCTTGACGTGCCATTTTTTAGCTATTTACAACTGAACACTTACCGCCGAGATGCAATAAGCAGTGGTAATATTAGTGATGGTTGGCAGTTTACGCCGGTATTTAGAATCGATATGCCAGTGGGCAATGCCAACATTATTATAGATGGCTTCATTGATTGGGTATTTTCTGCCGACAACAACGGCTACGACGAAAACCTGCACATCAACCCACAAATAAAGTATGACTTAGGTAAAACACTGTTCGGTGATCACAAGCAAAACAAACTGTTGGTAGGTTTTGAATATGATTACTGGCAAAGCAAATACGGTGTTGCGGGTATCGACCAAAATACCTACTCAATTATTGCGCAATATCATTTCTAATTGATGCCGCTATTGATATAAATTAGATAACAAAAAAGGTGCCTAGGCACCTTTTTTAATGATTACATTTCAACACTCATTGATTTGAGACAATTTGTTTTGCGTAATCCGTTTTAACGTCATCAGCCTTAACACAATCTCTTGTTATAACGTGATGGTTAAAACGTTAGCTTAAGCTAATAATTTTTTCGCTGCTGCTACAACAATAGACACGGCACTTACTTCAGTCTTCTTCATTGTCGCTTCGTCAGGGATCTCTTGCTGTGTGCGGTTTACAATAACACCGGCAACACATGCTGCACGCCAACCTTGAGTTGCACACATTGTAAATAGCGTAGCTGATTCCATTTCATAGTTCAGCACACCCATTGACTGCCACTCTTTCATAGAGCCAACATAACGCTGCGTAATGCGACCAGAAACAGTATCGTAACGCTCTTGACCTGGATAGAAAGTATCAGAAGAAGCAGTAATACCAATGTGCGGCTCTAGACCAGCGTCACGACATGCTGCAACCATAGCAGTTGTACATTCAAAGTCTGCTGCTGCTGGGAACTCAAGCGGTGCAAAGTGTAAGCTTGCGCCATCTAAACGCACAGAAGCTTGAGTCACAATCACATCACCCACGTTTACGTGCGGCTGAATTGCTCCAGTTGTACCTACGCGTAAGAAAGTTCTCACACCTAATTGTGCTAATTCTTCAACCGCAATAGAAGTTGATGGGCCACCGATACCGGTTGAACACACAACCACGGCTTTGCCATCGATATAAGCTAAGTAGCTTGTGTATTCACGATGGCTCGCTAAGAACGTTGCGTTGTCCATTAACTCAGCAATACGCTTAACACGTTCTGGATCACCAGGAACGATTGCTAAGGTAGCGCCATCTAACATTTTTTTAGTTAATCCTAAGTGAAATACATCGGACATTGTGAAAACCCCTTTCAGTTTTGAATATTAAATTCTTATAACCCAGACTTTAACCTAGTCTTTAGGGGGATAAGGTTAACTTGATCACATATAAATTCATAATAGTTAATATTCATTCGTTAAATTATTACTAATATATGTCCAAATCCCACCAAATACACCCGTTTCAGCATAGTTGAAGGTCGATAGAAACAACAAATATCTTATCTCGCTTAACAATCATTAACGTGATTTACATCAAGTTAACCTCGCTAAAATGGTTTTAGGCTGAAGGTAAGCATAACCACTGAGCATAAAGTTAATCAATATTAGATTCAACACATCTCATTTCCAAATTGTGTTGCTGCTAAAGCAAGCATCATTGTTATTGGCATAACATCTGATGAATGCAAATTGAAATGAACCCGAAATCCGCTGACTCAGCTTAAAGGAGTAACTTATGTTTCCAGAGTACCGAGACTTAATATCTAAACTTAAAGTCACAGATAAGCACTTTATCAAAAAGTTTAATGACCACAATCAACTCGATGAGCAAATTACCGCACTAGAAAAGCACAGTAGTAGTGATGCAACAGCTGAATTAAAACTAATGAAAAGCACGAGATTGCACCTTAAAGAACAAATATTAGATATTTTAAAAAATCATCAACAAGAGGTTTAGGCGCACATAAAAATAAAGGACGCTAGTGCGTCCTTTAGGATGTCGTCAAACTACACCATCAATTAAAGATAATAATCTTTAAGTGGTGGGAAGCCGTTAAAACATACTGCTGAATAGGTCGTAGTGTAAGCACCAGCGGTTAACCAGTACATACGGTCACCAATGGCTAAATCAACCGGTAAACCATAGCTATAGTGCTCATACATAATATCGGCACTGTCACAGGTTGGGCCGGCAATAACGCACTTATCTAACTCGCCTTTACGCTCAGTATAGATTGGGAATTTAATCGCTTCGTCCATGGTTTCAATTAAACCAGAGAACTTACCCACATCTGTAAATACCCAGCGCTCTAATGCAGTGTTTGATTTACGCGAAATCAATACCACTTCAGATACCAATACACCAGCATTTGAAAGCAATGAACGGCCAGGCTCTAGAATAATCTCGGGTAATTCGTCACCAAAATCTTCTTCTAGGAAATGCTTAATCTGCTGAGCATAAACACCTAGTTCATTCGTTTTATCCATATAGTTGGCAGGAAAACCACCCCCTAAATTGATCATCTTTAACACAATGCCATGTTCTTCTTTTAAACGGTCGTAAATGCTTTTCACTTTACCGATAGCAGAATCCCACGCACCGATATCACGTTGTTGTGAACCAACGTGGAAAGAAATGCCATGCGGTTGTAAGCCTAACTCTTTTGCCAATACTAATAAGTCGTACGCCATTTCATTTTGGCAACCAAACTTACGTGATAAAGGCCAGTCGGCTGTGTGTGTACCTTCAGTTAAAATACGCAAGTACACTTTTGAACCAGGAGCTTCTTCCGCAATCATGCGTAAATCGGCTTCAGAATCTGAAGCAAACATACGTACGCCTTGTTCAAAGAATGATCGTACATCAACGCGTTTCTTAATGGTGTTACCGTAGCTAATACGATCAGCAGAAACACCTATCGACGTGACCATTTCAAGTTCATAAATGGACGCGATATCAAAGTTTGAACCTTTGTCTCGTAACAAGGTTAAAATTTCTTTGGCCGGATTTGCCTTAACCGCATAATAGATATTAGCGAAAGGAAAATTATTAACCATATCATCATATTGTTTCGCAACGATTTGGGTGTCAATAACTACAAATGGCGTTGGCTTATCTTTAGCAAATGCCTCTATGCGGTCAAACGTGTCCTTGTCATAATAATCTGCAACATCAATCGATTGAAATTGGCTCATTAGGCCAGTGCCTCCTGTAAGTAGGGCGATAAAAGTGTCATTACGAATCTGTAAAAACATGCGCAGTAAACGATATTTTTAATCAATACGCAACGAATTTTTATGCAAAAAGTATACTTTTTTATTCTTCGAGAAATATCAATAACACGCAACGCCTTACTAGCTTAATACACTGCGTTATTGATTAGTTTCTGCGTCTAGAAAGTATAGACATTTGTCAGAAAAATGCTCATAAAGTCGTTGAAAATATTTTCGCCGTGATGGCATTTAACACTCATCACAGACTTACACCTTAGAGTAAAAAGTTGTTATCATCCAATTTGATAACAACTTAACGTGCTTCAATAAGGAACATAGAATGAACGAACCCAGTTTAGATCAAGAGCTCCAACAACTGCAAAATGTCTATAGCGTCATCACTGAGTTTGTTGTTGCGTACAGCTTCCAAATTGCGGGTGCGATTATTATTTTCTTATTGGGGCTTTGGGTGGCAAACAAAGCCGCCAACGTTGTCGCCGCTCAACTGAAAAAACATAATATTGATATCACCCTCAGTAACTTTGCTTCCAACTTAGTTAAAATCATTATTATTGTGATGGTTGCTGTTATCTGTTTAGGCAAACTAGGGATTAGCGTAACGCCAATGGTGGCTGCTATTGGTGCCGCTTCACTCGGAGCAGGCTTGGCATTACAAGGAATGTTATCTAATTATGCTGCCGGCATTACCATTATTGTCACCCGCCCTTTTGTGGTTGGCAATACCATTGAAATTAAAGGTGTCAGCGGTGTGGTTGAAATCATTAAACTAGGCCAAACCATATTAACCAACGAAGAAGGCGAACAAATCAGTATTCCCAACAAGCACATTGTCGGTGAAATTCTACATAATTCATTCGCTTATAAATTGGTTGAAAACAAAATTAACATTGATTACCAAGCTGATGCGGATCATGTTATCCAATTAATTAATGGCGTGCTTGCCGCTGCTCCGGCAATTTATCAAGACAAGAAACCATTAGTCGGCATCAATGGATTTAATACTGTGGGGATAGAAGTTGGTGTACGTTATTGGGTACCGACAACACGCTATTTCGAAGAGAAGTACCACACTAACCTAGCCATAATCAAAGCACTCAATCAAGCCAAAATTAAGATACCTTGCCCGGTAAAGGAAATACATTTACAGCACTAGTTTTAATAGCACTAGTATTCACAGTTCTGTATTCGCAAGGCTGAAGGTTCTCTTCACCGCATAAAGTCTCACTATTGAAAGGGCTGCATATAAGGCTGAGTGGAAGCAGTTGCACTTTTTAGTCCATTCAATCTAACTGGCCCTAACAAACTGAATTGGGGCCAACAGACTATTGCCACCAATGGAGATTCCCGCGAGACTATATTGAATAAAGCAATTCATCACGCAGTAGTGGGCTGATCCACAAAGAATGCAATGAGAATAGCAGTACAGACGCTACAATAAATAATCATAACAATCAACTACTTACTACAGGCGAGCAAACTCGATCACTATATATTTACTCTCAAAAACCACTGTGAATAGAATGAATAATATAATATATGCAGTAAACCCCGTCTTCCTTACTAAGTACATTTAATGAAACTCACTTCACTAAGCGCAATAAATTAAGCTGATTTGACTAAACTCATTTAAGCAGGCTCATTGAAATAAATGCGACCAAATCATTCTCCCCCCCAAACAACCAATAGCAAACGAACCAACTGGTTCACTTTGCATGTTAAGCTCTGGTCTTTATCACAATTTATTTTCTGCTGAAGCACTATATTCCATTATGAAAAAACTAAGTCGAAATGAAAGACTGGCTGTTATTCTCAAGTTACTCAGTATGCATAAAAAACTGTCTAACCAAAAAATATCCACATTACTGGCAGTAACCGCTAAAACGGTTCGTTGTGATCTCGTGCAGCTGGAAAAAGACGGTCTAGTAAAACGAATTCATGGCGGAGTCTGTCAGTCTGAAGGCGCGAATATCAAAAAGTATAGCTTGGACGCTATGTTGGCAGAATTACTCGACCGCAGCATACTGAATGACAGCAATGAACTCGACTCAAACCAAGGTAGATTAATCAAAATGAAACATAATGTATTTGTACTTGGCTCATTCAATGTCGATATTGTGGCAAAATTAGCACGCTTT
The nucleotide sequence above comes from Shewanella sp. Arc9-LZ. Encoded proteins:
- a CDS encoding outer membrane protein OmpK gives rise to the protein MKKIYLLATLVLSQNVFADDLVQWWDVSATVLHGENYDLAPSERQTTITLETAGAWKYGDWFAFQDFINFNGNNNGVDSSTYGEISPRFSASKILGQPVSFGAIKDVSLALTYEEGEGPVHSMLYGIGVDLDVPFFSYLQLNTYRRDAISSGNISDGWQFTPVFRIDMPVGNANIIIDGFIDWVFSADNNGYDENLHINPQIKYDLGKTLFGDHKQNKLLVGFEYDYWQSKYGVAGIDQNTYSIIAQYHF
- the udp gene encoding uridine phosphorylase, coding for MSDVFHLGLTKKMLDGATLAIVPGDPERVKRIAELMDNATFLASHREYTSYLAYIDGKAVVVCSTGIGGPSTSIAVEELAQLGVRTFLRVGTTGAIQPHVNVGDVIVTQASVRLDGASLHFAPLEFPAAADFECTTAMVAACRDAGLEPHIGITASSDTFYPGQERYDTVSGRITQRYVGSMKEWQSMGVLNYEMESATLFTMCATQGWRAACVAGVIVNRTQQEIPDEATMKKTEVSAVSIVVAAAKKLLA
- a CDS encoding YdcH family protein; the protein is MFPEYRDLISKLKVTDKHFIKKFNDHNQLDEQITALEKHSSSDATAELKLMKSTRLHLKEQILDILKNHQQEV
- a CDS encoding type III PLP-dependent enzyme, which codes for MSQFQSIDVADYYDKDTFDRIEAFAKDKPTPFVVIDTQIVAKQYDDMVNNFPFANIYYAVKANPAKEILTLLRDKGSNFDIASIYELEMVTSIGVSADRISYGNTIKKRVDVRSFFEQGVRMFASDSEADLRMIAEEAPGSKVYLRILTEGTHTADWPLSRKFGCQNEMAYDLLVLAKELGLQPHGISFHVGSQQRDIGAWDSAIGKVKSIYDRLKEEHGIVLKMINLGGGFPANYMDKTNELGVYAQQIKHFLEEDFGDELPEIILEPGRSLLSNAGVLVSEVVLISRKSNTALERWVFTDVGKFSGLIETMDEAIKFPIYTERKGELDKCVIAGPTCDSADIMYEHYSYGLPVDLAIGDRMYWLTAGAYTTTYSAVCFNGFPPLKDYYL
- a CDS encoding mechanosensitive ion channel family protein translates to MNEPSLDQELQQLQNVYSVITEFVVAYSFQIAGAIIIFLLGLWVANKAANVVAAQLKKHNIDITLSNFASNLVKIIIIVMVAVICLGKLGISVTPMVAAIGAASLGAGLALQGMLSNYAAGITIIVTRPFVVGNTIEIKGVSGVVEIIKLGQTILTNEEGEQISIPNKHIVGEILHNSFAYKLVENKINIDYQADADHVIQLINGVLAAAPAIYQDKKPLVGINGFNTVGIEVGVRYWVPTTRYFEEKYHTNLAIIKALNQAKIKIPCPVKEIHLQH